The proteins below come from a single Zea mays cultivar B73 chromosome 8, Zm-B73-REFERENCE-NAM-5.0, whole genome shotgun sequence genomic window:
- the LOC103635380 gene encoding zinc-finger homeodomain protein 6 has translation MEFTAQEGEEPVSEEMGASSAPPPCLGPGRGPGNQNHAAEATYHECLRNHAAALGGHVVDGCGEFMPEDADRLKCAACGCHRSFHRKGDAGRRHQLLLPPPAAAVPRVPLLLPPPHPYAAGAAHPHYASPPLFPYHGTPSGTTTESSSEERGPPSGFAAAPHAHAQGHVRRKRIRTKFTPEQKEQMLAFAERLGWRMQKQDDALVQHFCDQVGVRRQVFKVWMHNNKHIGSGGRRQPPPHLPPPEGQQQPQQPQ, from the coding sequence ATGGAATTCACGGCCCAGGAGGGGGAGGAGCCCGTCTCGGAGGAGATGGGCGCGAGCTCCGCGCCGCCGCCCTGCCTCGGCCCCGGCCGCGGCCCGGGGAACCAGAACCACGCCGCCGAGGCGACGTACCACGAGTGTCTGCGCAACCACGCGGCGGCGCTGGGCGGACACGTCGTCGATGGCTGCGGCGAGTTCATGCCCGAGGACGCCGACAGGCTCAAGTGCGCAGCCTGCGGCTGCCACCGCAGCTTCCACCGCAAGGGCGACGCGGGGCGCCGCCACCAGCTCCTGCTGCCGCCGCCCGCCGCGGCGGTCCCGCGCGTCCCGCTGCTCCTGCCTCCGCCCCACCCCTACGCGGCCGGCGCTGCCCACCCCCACTACGCGTCGCCGCCGCTGTTCCCGTACCACGGCACGCCCAGCGGCACCACGACCGAGTCGTCCAGCGAGGAGCGTGGCCCGCCGTCCGGGTTCGCCGCCGCGCCGCACGCGCACGCGCAGGGCCACGTCCGGCGGAAGCGGATCCGGACCAAGTTCACGCCGGAGCAGAAGGAGCAGATGCTGGCGTTCGCGGAACGCCTCGGCTGGCGGATGCAGAAGCAGGACGACGCGCTGGTGCAGCACTTCTGCGACCAGGTCGGCGTCCGGCGGCAGGTCTTCAAGGTCTGGATGCACAACAACAAGCACATCGGCAGCGGCGGCAGGAGGCAGCCGCCGCCGCACCTGCCGCCTCCCGAGGGGCAGCAACAGCCCCAGCAGCCCCAGTAG
- the LOC109941801 gene encoding putative nuclear envelope pore membrane protein POM 121B gives MFCRPATARIRGSAAVAPSILRGSPRSLPRSLCARPQSRRIPQPPRIRPSRASRSRAAAAPSILRPPSILHGRSISASMEDIYRVRAASLQLHGSAPRLSTAFAPSMESARICAPQLPTARASLHGSRLGSARPTFQLHAASAPSMEVAPDLRAPASMKAVANLDPTAPTVPTPTSALHFFQLELQERIASDVDEPAADAGVASSLAEMGALVLSTVRPSSRHDAPTPPSTGGHSGSPSDRRRPPTTPRGPISPLW, from the exons ATGTTCTGCCGCCCCGCAACCGCCCGCATCCGCGGCAGCGCCGCAGTCGCTCCTTCCATCCTCCGCGGATCCCCGCGCTCCCTCCCGCGCTCCCTCTGCGCCCGCCCGCAGTCGCGCCGCATCCCGCAGCCGCCCCGCATACGCCCCAGCCGCGCATCCCGCAGCCGCGCCGCAGCCGCTCCTTCCATCCTCCGCCCTCCTTCCATCCTCCATGGAAGATCTATATCGGCGTCCATGGAAGATATATATCGTGTCCGCGCCGCCAGCCTCCAACTGCACGGATCTGCGCCACGTCTCTCCACCGCGTTCGCGCCGTCCATGGAATCCGCCCGGATCTGCGCGCCCCAGCTTCCAACTGCGCGCGCCAGCCTCCATGGAAGCCGCCTCGGATCTGCGCGACCCACCTTCCAACTGCACGCCGCGTCCGCGCCATCCATGGAAGTCGCCCCGGATCTGCGCGCACCAGCCTCCATGAAAGCTGTCGCTAACCTCGACCCAACTGCGCCCACCGTGCCTACCCCAACCTCGGCTCTCCATTTTTTCCAGCTCGAATTACAAGAAAGAATAGCCTCCGATGTCGATGAGCCGGCAGCAGACGCCGGTGTGGCCTCGTCGCTGGCGGAGATGGGGGCGCTCGTGCTATCCACCGTCAGACCCTCGTCAAGGCACGACGCACCAACGCCGCCTTCTACTGGTGGACATTCAGGCTCCCCGTCGGACAGGCGACGACCCCCGACCACCCCACGAGGCCCGATAAGCCCCTTGTG GTGA
- the LOC100194229 gene encoding uncharacterized protein LOC100194229 → MGEQTHSQTLSSTPPVSASASASASAALPATTRASDPASAASTSRASAAASRASAAASRLKKKEANASPDPNPAKKHRLTFSIPGQPLSAAGEVGVAIRHLRAVDPALAAVIDAHEPPVFQCPHRPFHSLVRSILYQQLAFKAAASVYSRFLALLGGEASVAPDAVLALSPHQLRQIGVSPRKASYLHDLARKYASGILSDASIVNMDDRSLAAMLTMVKGIGAWSVHMFMIFSLARPDVLPSADLGVRKGVQMLYALQDVPRPSQMDRLCERWRPYRSVGAWYMWRLIESKVPQPAPPIPALPSPDGQIMLQQQQQQSVIQMIIPF, encoded by the coding sequence ATGGGCGAGCAAACCCACTCCCAGACTCTCTCCTCCACGCCTCCcgtctccgcctccgcctccgcctccgcctccgccgcgTTACCTGCCACGACCAGGGCCTCGGACCCCGCCTCTGCCGCCTCCACCTCCCGCGCCAGCGCCGCGGCCTCCCGCGCCAGCGCCGCGGCCTCCCGCCTCAAGAAGAAGGAGGCgaacgcatcgcccgaccccaaccCGGCCAAGAAGCACCGCCTGACGTTCTCGATCCCGGGCCAGCCCCTGTCCGCGGCCGGCGAGGTGGGCGTGGCCATCCGCCACCTGCGCGCCGTGGACCCCGCCCTCGCCGCCGTCATCGACGCGCACGAGCCCCCCGTGTTCCAGTGCCCGCACCGCCCGTTCCACTCCCTCGTACGATCCATCCTGTACCAGCAGCTCGCCTTCAAGGCCGCCGCCTCCGTCTACTCCCGCTTCCTCGCGCTCCTCGGCGGCGAGGCCAGCGTGGCCCCCGACGCCGTCCTCGCGCTCAGCCCGCACCAGCTCCGCCAGATCGGGGTCTCCCCGCGCAAGGCGTCCTACCTCCACGACCTCGCCCGCAAGTATGCCTCAGGGATCCTCTCCGACGCCTCGATCGTCAACATGGACGACCGCTCCCTCGCCGCCATGCTCACTATGGTCAAGGGCATCGGCGCCTGGAGCGTCCACATGTTCATGATCTTCTCCCTCGCGCGCCCCGACGTGCTCCCCTCCGCCGACCTCGGCGTGCGCAAGGGCGTTCAGATGCTCTACGCCCTCCAAGACGTGCCTCGCCCCTCGCAGATGGACAGGCTGTGCGAGCGGTGGCGCCCCTACCGCTCTGTTGGGGCCTGGTACATGTGGCGGCTCATTGAGTCCAAGGTGCCCCAGCCGGCGCCGCCCATCCCTGCCCTCCCTTCGCCGGACGGCCAGATTATgctacagcagcagcagcagcaatctGTCATCCAAATGATCATTCCCTTTTAG